A region of the Aphelocoma coerulescens isolate FSJ_1873_10779 chromosome 7, UR_Acoe_1.0, whole genome shotgun sequence genome:
GGGTGTTGGGGTGCAGTATCCCTGCCAAAGGAACCCCATGAGGGATTGGGGTGGTGGGTGCTACAGCCAGGGGACCCCCACGCCTCACCGTGCTTCTCTTCTCCTGGCGTTGCTGCACTGCCCACTGCAGCTTCTGCTCCAGCGCGGAATTGTCCAGCTCCAGGAGGCTGGCGAAGGTCAGGCACTCCAGCGCGTATTCGTGGCCTGTGGACCCCCATATGCAGCCCTCAGCATTGCCCCCACCCAGCTCTCTCTCGGCAATGGGGACTAGAGGGACACCAGCAACTgtgccctgctgctggggacACTCACCTGGCCACAGCAGCGTGTCCTCGCCCAAGCCCATGGCCATGTCCAGGGAGGCGAGCATGGTCTCAGGGGAGCCCTCAAACGGCCTACCTGGACCCCAACACAACTGCCTGTcatgggggggcactggggggtacCCCTAAGCCCATCCCAGGGCGGGATAACCCCCCAACAGCCCAACCCCTGTCTGGGGTTGGGTGCACTCACCACAGCCAGCAAGGAAGAGGAGGTCCCCGGAGAAGAGGCAGGGGGGGCTGCCAAAGGGCGCCCCATCCAGCACGTACACCATGTGGCCCACGGTGTGGCCAGGTGTGGCAAGTGCCTCGAAGGTCAGGCAGCCCACACTCACCTTCTCCCTGTCTGCAAGTGGGCTGTGCCGGGAACAGGGGGCACCGTCAGGGTGTTCCCCCCAACCTCAGCACCTCAAAATACCCACCTCCCCTGGCAACCCTTCCCTGCACATTGGTGTCAGGAGCGTGCCAGGCCTCTGCCCAGCACGGTACTGGGGGGATGGACTGGTGGGTGAGTGCCGCAGACATCACAAGTGGTGGTTGGGAATGAAGCCCCCCAATTTACATGAGTGCTAGGAGGGTGCAGGACTTACTtggtgagctgtgggatggCATCGAGAGCGCTGCCATACACCCGGCAGGAGTTGTGCTTCTGGCAGAGCGCCTCGTTCCCTCCGCTGTGGTCCCTGCAGACAGCGAGGTCAGAGACCTTAAATGTGCCCCCCTGTACTCCCCCCCCACTAaatggggcagggctgggggtcacCTCAGCTGGGGCAACCTTCACAGCAGCTACCAACTCTCCAAGAGCCACCTCTTGCCCTTACCAATGTTTGTGTGTGCAGAATATGGCCTCCAGCATCACCCCCTCTTCTTCAATGGcagcctgggaatggggaagaaATATGGACAGAGAGATTAGGGGGGACAGAGAACCCAAGTACCAGTTTCCCCCTAAACCCTGTCCACTGCCAGCTCCCCAGGTGCTGGATGAGCCCTGTCATGCTCCATCTTGCCTTGGGCACTTAAGGGCTGCAGTTAAGGGGCAGATTTGCTCCCCTCTAACCCCAAAATACAGAGACAtgccaccccctcacctggagACACCCAAACACCAGATCAGAGTGGCTGTGGGGGTCTCACCTGTACAGCCAGTGGGTCAGAGGGGTCGATGACGGCCGCTTGGCTGGAGCCAGTGTCAATGACCAGGTAGCTGTAGTTGTTGGAGAGCACAGGAATGGGCAGGATTTTCacccctgggggggggggaaacagACAGAATCAGAGCATGaccccccaccctccccagcTGGAAAAGGCGGAGTCCAGGCCAAACTCCCCACATCTTACATCAAATTCTTAGTTAAACATGCTTCGGGCAATTCGGTGATGGCAACCCCTCCCTGACCCAAAGTGCCAGTGCtgggggacactgcaaagtcatGGTGCGGGAGGGGCTCGCCGGGACTTACCAGGGAAGCAGTAGGGCTGGGGCACGGAGTGGCCGTGCGGGTACCGCTCCCGCGCCTTCTTCACCTGCCGCTGGTAGAAGAGGTAGCCCAGGCGTGTGCGGGCGTACAGGTTGTACCTAGGGAGGGCAGACAGCCCTCGTCATTAAACCCCAGTCCCTCTAAGGAGCCCACTTGGGGAGGGGGCTACTGCCGGGGCTGGaactcccacagggaacacgtACAGGGCCACTTTCTCATTCGGGGGCGCTGGAGGTGGTGTGTGTGTACTCCATACCCCAGGTGGGTAGTGAGGGCAGGGCTGGTTCTCCAAGCAGACGCCCTCCAGCTGCTTCGGGCAGCAAGGACTGGGGGGCAGCATTGCTGCGGGGTGCTCACCAGGAGGGGCCGAAGCCGGCTGTCCCTCCCGATGCTCCGGGGAGGACATGCCCAAGCTTTCCATGGTCCGGGGGATCAGGGGAGAGAGAATGGGCCGAGGAAAAGGGAGGCAAGAGATACCCCCGTGCATGTGGGGGTGAAAAAGACAACAGGCTGAGGGGCTCGGAGGGACCTCCCCGTTTACACAGCAGCGATTTGGGACGGGACGGGGAATGGTGCCATCACGGACATGTAACGTCCCGGCTTGCAAAGCCCATTCCCGGCCGAGGGCACCGCTGGATGGGACACCGGGAGCGATTCTGCAGTAGCCGGGGATCCCCTGCGTCTGTGGCGGTAGGATCCCGAAACCGGGGAGCCGGGGCTCCTGCCAGCACCAGGTAGCCTGACCACGGCCGGGGCAATGGGGCAGGTCAGCGGTGAGCAGGCGCCCGTAGGGGAGAGTGACCGGCGCCGTGCGGGGGGAGCCGGTGGCTCATCCCCGGTCCCAGCGGCCGGGCTGATACCGCCCGCCTCACTGCCCCGGCCGCGGcgggctgagccccagcccgGTCTCTCCGTGCCGGCGCGGCCGCAGGTTGCTCCCCGGGCGGCTCCGCACAAGCGGGGGAGGGCGGTGGGCCCTCCCTCCCGGCGGCAGCACAAAGGCGGGCGGCGGTGCCTCCCTCCCCGCGGGGGTCCCGCAGCGGCGAACGCTCGCTCGCTCACTCACCCCAGGCGGAACAGCAGCGGGGCGGCGAAGGCCAtgagcgcggcggcggcgcggcgggcgcggcggaGGAGGCGCAGGCAGGCGGCCCCGAGCCCGCTCGCcccggccgccgctgccgccgccgccgccgccccgccgggccccgcggccatGCCGCCAGCCGGCGTCAcgcgcccgccgcgccgcgccccctgccggccccgccgccgcggcaccgggagcggggGAGGGACCCACGCTCGGCACAGCACGCGCGTCACCCGCCCAGAGGAGGGgatccccccccccgccgctgcTAGGGGTGTCCCCCCGATGACGTCACCGCGTGAGGAAGGGGGTCCCTGAGTGACGTCAGAGACGTCGGGAAAGAAGTCCGGGGCGGGACGGGCGAGGGCCAGCGGGGTCCGTCCTGGGGAGCAACAGGCGGGAGCGCGCCCCGCTCCCGGACACCGGCCGTGCCGGGTGCAgggcgcggagccgccgcgggGGGGCGCGGAGGGCGGTggctgcccccgccccgcctGCCCGTCCCGTCCCGGCTCGTCCCGTCTGGTCGCGGCCGTAGCCCAGCGGAGCAGCGCGCAGCAGGTAGGGtggcccgccccgctccgcgctCCCCGCCGTTCCCGAGTCCCGCCTGAGGCCCCTGGCGGTCCCCTTCGTTCCCTCGTCTCCCCTCCTCTCGGTtcgtccccccacccccctgaCCCCGCGCACTCCGGTGCCGCAGCCGGCGAGGGGCTATCCCAGTGCTCTCCCGAGCGTCCCGGCGGCCGACGGGGACTGGGCGAGGGTGGGCGGCCGGTCGCTAAACAGAGGGGACGCGCTGCTACCCCTCGCTCCCCCGTCACCGGAGTGGGTGGGGGCACGTCGGGTTGAGGTCCGGCGGGAGGAGGGGGTACAGAGCGCGGTCCCGCGAGCAGGGACGCGGGGGCACAGGACCCCCACACGGACCACGGTGGGGTCCCACGGTGGCGCTGGTGCTGTTTTCCGGACCCCACGCGATGGCGTGGCGGGGAATCGGGGCGTGGTGCGGGGTGGTTCGTGGGAGGGCAGCGACGCTTGTGCTGTGGAGAGTGTCCCCACGGACCCCGTGGGGTGTCTCGGGAGGGGTGGCCACGGGTTTGTGCCCGGCAAGGTGTGGGGGTGACACCATGGAGGTGCGTGGGGACCAGCACTGGGTGGTGTGggggtgccggggctggggcgtAGGAGGACACCTCTGTCCCATGTCTCTGCCCCCCGGGAGGGAGCTTGCAGAGCGGCAGGGATGTGGGAGTGGTGGTGCTGAACCCCAGGAAACTTGTGTCGTGTGTGAGCGGTGTGGGGCAGCGGGGACATCCGGCCCAGGAGGGCCATACTGACCCGCTTGTGTGAGCTGAACAGGgctggcctgggctgggcctggccAGGACAAGTTGTGCTGTGTTGGGTTGTGCTGTACTGAGCCGTGCTGTGCTGCAcgaggcagctgtgccctgtTGTACCGTACCAGTctgtgccatgccatgccagGCTGTGCCACTGTGCTGTGCCACTCTGTGCTGTGCCATACCAGGCTGTGTTGTACCAACCTATGCTGTAATGGTGGGAGCTTCCAGGCTCTTCAAGAGTGAGGTACTTTCTCAGACAGCTTGAGTGTGGGGAGCTCTGTCCCTCACCCCAAACCATGATCCCCTCTTAAGGTGGTTGTGTCACCCCAGGGAGCCCATGGAGCTGGTGGCAGGGGCCTGAGCCTGGCAGGAATGCCAGTGTGGATGGTGGGGACACAACCTGGGCTACCCATGGGGCTGTGAAAGAGATGATGGTTGCCTGTGCCCCATGTCCCTGCCACATGTGCCTTATCTGTGCTGAGTCACGGTGGCAGTGCAGAgcaccctgtccccagggacCGTGTCATGCCAGGGTCACTGAGCTGGCCCTGCATGGCCTACCATCTAACTGGTGACCTCGGTTTCGGGACCGGGCAGTGCCATGGACCGAGGAGGGTTCAGCTGCCTGCTTCCCTGGGtgtggcagctgctgggacCCGTCAGGCTGGTTCCTTCCCTGTGCCCAAGGCTACCCCAATGGGGTGGGaacaggaggggctggagcagtcgCAAGGTGGTGGTCATGGGCACAGGGTAGGACACCGCTGATGATCCTGTGCCAGTCAGATACACCCCACTTTCTCCAGACACCTGGGTTCCTTCCTGGGGACTCCAGTCCCCCTGTAACTTTGGTGTCAGTCACAGAGGCTTTCATAGGGTCAAGGTCCTGTTTTGGGCTGTTCCCTGACTGCACAGATGAGGCAATACCGAGGGGTACCTTGTGCTTTCTGGGAAACCATAACATGGAGAAAGTGAACTTCCTATCCATGTGGTCACTGCCACGCCAGTTATTTATTTTTGGTGCTGTCGTCATCGCAAGGATGAAGGGCAGCGTGACTGTGGCAGCTCTGCCGTGGCTGGGACAGTTGGATGGAAGGACAGACACGGAACTGCTCCCCCCAGCCCGGCATGACTGGTATGGGTGTGCCCCCAGCATCGCTGCCTGTCCAGCCCGGCTGCGGGAAGCACTGGCGTCACACTCGAGGAAGtgcccaatcccctcccagcctggtCCTGGCAAGGATCAGATCTTGGTTCCTTCCCTGGGATGGTCCCAAGATCACAtcactgctgcaggcaggaggatTGTGGGGGGTCCTGGCGCCTGCCCGGGGTCTGGGGTGCCAGTGCTGAGGGGGTGGGAGGTGCGTAAAGGCCTGGCACTGTCTACTGGCAGCGCTGTTGTTTTCCTGGCCTTGGAGATCctgctttccttctcctcctcctgcagctggccCTGAGCCCGGGCTGCCTGCTCACAGCTGCTGGGGGTTCTGTGAGGGGGCCTGCTGTGGCCGAGGAGGGGAGCTCAGCCCCAGGGGGGTCTCCAGTCCCCGAGGAAGAGTCCCTCTCCTGTAGAGGTGATGTAGGTGTCACTTCGCCTTATAACTCCCTGAGGGGACTCAGGAGTTCTGGAGCCCTGTGTGACCCATGCACCTGTTGGGTAGGGAACACCCctgaaatgggggggggggaaggggaggagtgGGATCTGCGTGATTGTGATGAGGATCAGACCCTGTGTTTCCATCCCAGGAAGTCGGCAGGGTGATGCCATTTGTCCTCAGTGTGGTGCTACCCGGAGCCACAGACCAGCCAGGGGTGCTGCTTCCCTGGCAGTGTCAGGGTGGGCTTCAAAGACCGGAGAGGTCAGATCCCTTCTGAAAAGGTCACGTCCCTGACGCAGCTTGAGTCAGCGCGTGGCTGTGCCCTGCCCGCGGCTGACCACTGACGCAGGTGCCGGGGACTCAAGGCACAGGAATGCAGGTGGCCCCAGCcaagggacagtggggacatccCTTGTCTCTAAGTGACCTGCTGGCATTAAGGCCAACTCGTCCTTACTAATTAGGAGCGACTATTAAAGCGGGAGGGGGAGGTTTTGTGGCTGCACGATCCCCTCTGTCACTGCACCCATGGCTCCGCTTGGCAAGAACAGGTCCTGCCCGGGGAGGGGGACCTGTGCTGAAGCCCCACgtcttctgtcccctccaggtgCCTGTGGGAGACGCAGGGAACCGGCATGTCGCAGCCCAGCGCACCGCCCCCCTACGATGACAAGAACCCACTCTACCCACCACCCCCAGGGGGgtacccccagcccccccactATGCCGGGGGGTACCCACAGCCTGGGGGATACCCTGCGGGGGCGGGGTATGCACAGCCAGGGGGGTACCCCGCATCAGGGGGGTACTCTCATCCGGGCATGGCCATGCCCACCATGCCTATGCGGTTTGGTAAGTGGGACACCTTGGTTTATTTGGGGGAGGGCACTAGAAGCAGGGGTGCTGTTAGGGGCTGCATGGCTGACCCTGGTGCTGAGGGGTGTCCACTACCACAGGAGACAACGGCCTTGGGGATGGCTCCGCCTTCCAATCAGTTGACTGGGATGATAGGAAAGTTCGGCACACCTTCATCCGCAAGGTGAGTGAGTCCCAAGGAGCCAGGGGCACCTGTCAGGGTGGGGGGCCAAGTGCTGACTCCCCTGTCTCTTGCAGGTCTATGCCATCatctccctgcagctcctggtgacAGTGGGAATCATCTCTGTGTTCACATTTGTGTGAGTAGAGGGTTCTTCCTGACCCTTGTTGTGAAAAAGAGGGGAGCTTGAGTTCCTTGGGGGGGTGTTcagaggggacagcagctgctgtctCCTCTCCCTCACAG
Encoded here:
- the LOC138113085 gene encoding probable hydrolase PNKD isoform X2 translates to MAAGPGGAAAAAAAAAGASGLGAACLRLLRRARRAAAALMAFAAPLLFRLGYNLYARTRLGYLFYQRQVKKARERYPHGHSVPQPYCFPGVKILPIPVLSNNYSYLVIDTGSSQAAVIDPSDPLAVQAAIEEEGVMLEAIFCTHKHWDHSGGNEALCQKHNSCRVYGSALDAIPQLTNPLADREKVSVGCLTFEALATPGHTVGHMVYVLDGAPFGSPPCLFSGDLLFLAGCGRPFEGSPETMLASLDMAMGLGEDTLLWPGHEYALECLTFASLLELDNSALEQKLQWAVQQRQEKRSTCPSTLGEEQTYNPFLRTHRPELQEALGLWQGTGEDPDAFRARVLKEVRRRKDLYQAT
- the LOC138113085 gene encoding probable hydrolase PNKD isoform X1; this translates as MHGGISCLPFPRPILSPLIPRTMESLGMSSPEHREGQPASAPPGEHPAAMLPPSPCCPKQLEGVCLENQPCPHYPPGVWSTHTPPPAPPNEKVALYNLYARTRLGYLFYQRQVKKARERYPHGHSVPQPYCFPGVKILPIPVLSNNYSYLVIDTGSSQAAVIDPSDPLAVQAAIEEEGVMLEAIFCTHKHWDHSGGNEALCQKHNSCRVYGSALDAIPQLTNPLADREKVSVGCLTFEALATPGHTVGHMVYVLDGAPFGSPPCLFSGDLLFLAGCGRPFEGSPETMLASLDMAMGLGEDTLLWPGHEYALECLTFASLLELDNSALEQKLQWAVQQRQEKRSTCPSTLGEEQTYNPFLRTHRPELQEALGLWQGTGEDPDAFRARVLKEVRRRKDLYQAT